A window from Photobacterium atrarenae encodes these proteins:
- a CDS encoding Clp1/GlmU family protein — protein sequence MEAPTTRFSYHHGVALLHEKLLHKAERILIFGPTGAGKSFLAAELARRLSAAGRECLCLSADPGTPSFGVPAAVNLGQWRLGHRRLENSHQDNWQLLEFEGLCSLDAARFRLPLSEAVGQLMRSAPEHTPCLIDAPGMTQGVAAAEMLQTLVARTAASRLVVLAEREQVAEVMPVISSLSCPVLWLSPSPQARLIQRSERLDWRTRLWQHYMAQSVELELPLHMLSILGTPPPQNDPERWPGLLVRLSDHKGQLTMGEVVALASQDIRLRCPVPHIAQQSLLQLRPPSQILLRDARHLPGHKLRTVRHTPHIQPVPSNRKPSLVYAHRTKVVDRSPPIKQRDMTAELVNGLFEDPLLLIKTHWSRRCILFDLGNTIRLPMRFSHHVSHIFITHAHFDHIGGFMGLLRVRLGTPSPCKLFGPPGLALHVAGMLSGILWDRIGENGPEFEVAELHGKTLRCYRLKAGYKQVDVLPEQTVHQGVIHQEARFLIRAVELDHGTPVLAYAYEPVESIRISEQVLQAMPYPPDRWLGKLKHCYLAGELDDLITLPNGEACTVSTLASQLIEKQAGKKLVYATDLADTPENRRKLIALARDADTLICEAAFSHQDLWRGRNNGHLTTTACGEIALAANVNQLVPFHFSRRYEGDPDAMYREIEAIFPHVVRAGPGLSG from the coding sequence ATGGAGGCACCGACGACAAGGTTCTCATACCATCACGGTGTGGCGCTGCTTCATGAAAAGCTGTTGCACAAGGCAGAACGTATCCTGATCTTCGGTCCGACCGGGGCTGGCAAAAGCTTTTTGGCCGCCGAGCTGGCCCGGCGGTTGTCAGCTGCCGGTCGTGAGTGTTTATGCCTGAGCGCGGATCCGGGAACGCCGAGCTTTGGCGTACCGGCGGCGGTTAATCTGGGGCAATGGCGTCTAGGACATAGGCGTCTGGAGAACAGCCACCAGGACAACTGGCAGTTGCTTGAGTTTGAAGGGCTCTGCAGTCTGGATGCGGCGCGTTTTCGCCTGCCGTTGTCTGAAGCTGTTGGACAATTGATGCGCAGTGCTCCGGAGCATACCCCGTGTCTGATAGATGCGCCGGGGATGACCCAGGGCGTGGCTGCGGCAGAAATGTTGCAGACCCTGGTGGCCCGCACGGCGGCGTCCCGGCTGGTGGTGTTGGCGGAGCGCGAACAGGTGGCGGAAGTGATGCCTGTCATTTCCAGCCTATCTTGCCCTGTACTCTGGTTGTCACCATCACCGCAGGCCCGCCTGATCCAGCGTAGCGAACGGCTGGACTGGCGGACCCGGCTATGGCAGCACTATATGGCACAATCGGTTGAGTTAGAGCTGCCGTTGCATATGCTGTCGATATTAGGGACGCCACCGCCACAAAACGATCCCGAGCGCTGGCCGGGGCTGCTGGTCCGGCTCAGTGATCACAAGGGCCAGTTAACCATGGGGGAGGTGGTGGCGTTGGCGTCACAAGACATCAGGCTGCGCTGTCCGGTGCCGCACATAGCCCAACAATCGCTGTTGCAACTGCGACCACCGAGTCAGATCTTGCTCCGGGACGCCAGACACTTGCCCGGCCATAAATTGCGTACGGTTCGTCATACGCCCCACATCCAACCGGTTCCATCCAATCGTAAACCTTCCCTGGTGTATGCCCACCGGACCAAAGTAGTGGATCGCAGCCCGCCGATCAAACAACGGGATATGACTGCCGAGTTGGTGAATGGTTTGTTTGAAGATCCGCTGTTGCTGATTAAAACCCACTGGAGTCGTCGCTGCATTTTGTTTGATTTAGGCAATACGATCCGTTTACCCATGCGCTTTAGCCATCATGTCAGCCACATTTTTATTACTCACGCCCATTTTGACCACATCGGCGGGTTTATGGGGCTGTTACGGGTACGGCTTGGTACGCCATCGCCTTGCAAGCTGTTTGGCCCCCCCGGGTTGGCGTTGCATGTGGCTGGGATGCTGAGCGGGATCTTATGGGATCGCATCGGCGAGAATGGGCCGGAGTTTGAGGTAGCTGAGTTACATGGTAAGACGTTGCGATGCTACCGGCTCAAGGCCGGTTACAAGCAGGTTGATGTATTGCCGGAGCAAACGGTTCATCAGGGCGTGATCCACCAGGAAGCCAGGTTTTTGATCCGCGCAGTCGAGTTGGATCACGGGACGCCCGTTCTTGCTTACGCTTATGAGCCGGTGGAGTCCATTCGGATTTCCGAGCAGGTGCTGCAAGCCATGCCGTATCCGCCGGATCGTTGGCTGGGCAAACTCAAGCATTGCTATCTTGCCGGCGAGCTGGATGATTTGATCACCTTACCCAACGGGGAGGCGTGTACGGTCAGCACTCTGGCATCACAGTTGATCGAGAAGCAGGCCGGGAAGAAGCTGGTTTACGCCACTGATCTCGCCGATACCCCTGAGAACCGACGTAAGCTGATTGCACTGGCCCGTGATGCTGACACGCTGATCTGCGAAGCGGCATTTTCGCATCAGGATCTATGGCGCGGGCGCAATAACGGCCACCTGACAACCACCGCCTGCGGGGAAATTGCTCTCGCTGCAAACGTGAATCAGCTGGTACCGTTTCATTTCTCCCGGCGTTATGAAGGGGATCCGGACGCTATGTATAGGGAAATCGAAGCGATCTTTCCCCATGTGGTTCGGGCCGGTCCCGGCTTGTCTGGCTGA
- a CDS encoding RtcB family protein: MPVSTFYPPQGKQLHPVKVWTDDLDDQTALQLKHTASLPFIYHHVAGMPDVHLGKGATIGSVISTVRAIIPAAVGVDIGCGINAVRLSLTAADLPDSCRMLRQELESVIPLGPGQEHQRPRIRGDSPLAVQLEQILQANPELRKMVKPGRWAHQAGTLGGGNHFFELCLDEADDLWVMLHSGSRGIGNAIGRYFIAQAKRDMERHHIHLPDADLAYFEEGARNYQGYVDAVSWAQAYARLNRALMMDAALKRMARLLPPFTVTQEAINCHHNYIEREVHFGREVWVTRKGAIRARVGDLGVIPGSMGTNSYVVRGLGNPEAFCSCSHGAGRRMSRTQAKKLHTVSDLKAQTAGIECRKDKGVIDEIPTAYKDIDTVMANQCDLVDIVHTLRQIVNIKG; this comes from the coding sequence ATGCCGGTTTCTACCTTTTACCCGCCGCAAGGCAAGCAGCTGCATCCGGTTAAGGTCTGGACCGATGATCTAGATGACCAGACGGCCTTGCAGCTCAAGCACACCGCTTCCTTACCGTTTATTTATCATCATGTTGCCGGGATGCCGGATGTTCATTTGGGCAAAGGGGCGACCATTGGTAGTGTGATTTCTACCGTCAGGGCGATTATTCCGGCAGCGGTTGGGGTGGATATCGGCTGCGGGATCAATGCGGTGCGCCTGTCGCTGACCGCTGCCGATTTGCCGGACAGCTGCCGGATGCTGCGCCAGGAGTTGGAATCGGTGATCCCGCTTGGGCCGGGGCAGGAGCATCAGAGGCCCCGGATCCGTGGCGATTCCCCGCTGGCTGTTCAGCTCGAGCAGATCCTTCAGGCTAATCCGGAATTGCGGAAGATGGTCAAACCCGGCCGCTGGGCCCATCAGGCCGGGACCCTGGGCGGCGGCAATCACTTTTTTGAGCTCTGCCTGGATGAGGCCGACGATCTTTGGGTGATGCTCCACTCCGGCAGCCGGGGCATTGGCAATGCGATAGGCCGTTATTTTATTGCCCAGGCTAAGCGCGATATGGAGCGCCATCATATTCACCTGCCCGATGCCGACCTGGCGTATTTCGAAGAAGGAGCCCGGAATTATCAGGGCTATGTGGATGCAGTGAGCTGGGCGCAGGCTTATGCCCGGTTGAATCGGGCGCTGATGATGGACGCGGCGCTGAAACGCATGGCGCGGCTGTTACCACCATTCACCGTGACCCAGGAAGCGATTAACTGTCACCATAACTATATTGAGCGCGAGGTGCATTTCGGCCGGGAGGTCTGGGTGACTCGTAAAGGGGCGATTCGGGCCCGGGTCGGCGATCTTGGGGTGATCCCCGGTAGCATGGGCACTAATTCATATGTGGTGCGCGGGCTCGGTAATCCGGAGGCTTTTTGTAGCTGCAGTCATGGTGCCGGACGTCGCATGTCGCGGACCCAGGCGAAAAAATTGCACACCGTCAGCGATCTGAAGGCCCAGACCGCCGGCATAGAATGCCGAAAAGACAAGGGTGTGATTGATGAAATTCCGACGGCATACAAAGACATCGACACGGTAATGGCCAATCAGTGTGACTTGGTCGATATTGTCCACACCCTGAGGCAAATTGTGAATATCAAAGGTTAA
- a CDS encoding SAM-dependent methyltransferase has product MKHGKITVEPVGQVVSTRAKAIDDHWDEETSAIIISDTFKSEVLSGLADFSHIEVLYYFNQVDESRITVGARHPRNNPDWPKVGIFAQRGKNRPNRLGVTICRVLAVKGNEIQVHGLDAIDGTPVIDIKPVMKEFLPREPVKQPVWSEEIMSNYWAPTSKPDHE; this is encoded by the coding sequence ATGAAGCATGGAAAAATTACGGTAGAGCCTGTTGGCCAAGTTGTTTCGACCAGAGCTAAAGCAATTGATGATCATTGGGATGAAGAAACAAGTGCTATCATCATCAGTGACACGTTCAAGTCAGAAGTGCTATCCGGCCTTGCCGACTTCTCTCACATTGAGGTGCTTTACTATTTTAACCAAGTCGATGAATCAAGAATTACCGTTGGCGCACGCCATCCGAGAAATAACCCTGACTGGCCAAAGGTGGGAATATTTGCACAACGGGGTAAAAACAGACCCAACCGGTTGGGCGTCACCATTTGTCGCGTTCTTGCGGTCAAGGGGAACGAGATACAAGTCCATGGTTTAGACGCCATCGATGGCACTCCAGTCATCGATATCAAACCCGTGATGAAAGAATTTCTGCCAAGAGAGCCTGTCAAACAGCCTGTCTGGTCCGAAGAAATCATGTCCAACTACTGGGCGCCGACGAGCAAACCCGATCATGAATAG
- a CDS encoding HD domain-containing phosphohydrolase, whose amino-acid sequence MLRETVRQLHRELIETGLEGLHRISIALVDEAYLRTYVDSTEGIQPLKHHSIPLEKSPSLSALVRQKKTRIVDDYSSYLRQCRGKASAWLRESQLHSSYTIPIFFQNNFLGFIFFNSCNKAFFNPLTVATLDDTVKSLRESIIHERTLFDNIVSLSKFSEKASEIRDECTAMHCGRLTTLTRIIARHVVQHCPVTDREVYYLIKFSPLHDIGKIGVADDILLKPGRLTAEEFREMKRHVEYGMTMVDAACDGVVKQHEAYRIIRTLISEHHEMLDGSGYPEGLKGEEISLFSRIVTVSDIFDALTSDRPYKKAWTLEQALTELQAMADHGKLDPLCVEALQQYFDQPDAQQRFTLFREEARMCA is encoded by the coding sequence ATGCTCAGGGAGACAGTGAGGCAGTTGCATAGGGAGTTGATTGAGACTGGGCTGGAGGGGTTGCACCGGATCTCGATCGCCCTGGTGGATGAAGCCTATCTCAGAACGTATGTTGATTCGACGGAGGGCATTCAACCGCTCAAGCACCATAGTATCCCGCTGGAAAAATCCCCGTCGCTGAGTGCACTGGTTCGGCAGAAGAAAACCCGGATTGTGGATGATTATTCCAGTTACCTGCGTCAGTGTCGCGGTAAAGCTAGTGCCTGGCTGCGTGAGAGCCAATTGCATTCGTCTTATACGATCCCGATCTTTTTTCAGAACAATTTTCTCGGGTTTATCTTTTTTAATTCCTGCAACAAGGCGTTTTTTAATCCGCTGACCGTAGCCACGCTTGATGACACGGTAAAGTCACTGCGCGAGAGCATCATTCATGAGCGTACTCTGTTCGACAACATTGTGTCGTTGAGTAAGTTTTCTGAGAAGGCCTCAGAAATTCGCGATGAATGTACCGCGATGCACTGTGGTCGGCTGACGACACTGACACGTATTATCGCCCGTCATGTGGTTCAGCATTGCCCGGTCACGGACCGGGAAGTTTATTACCTGATCAAATTCTCCCCCTTGCACGATATCGGCAAGATTGGTGTCGCGGATGATATTTTACTCAAGCCCGGTCGGCTGACCGCCGAGGAATTTCGGGAAATGAAGCGACATGTGGAGTACGGGATGACGATGGTGGATGCTGCCTGCGACGGGGTCGTCAAGCAGCATGAAGCGTATCGCATCATTCGGACGCTGATCAGCGAACACCATGAGATGCTGGACGGCAGTGGTTATCCGGAGGGATTGAAAGGGGAGGAGATCAGCCTCTTCTCCCGTATTGTCACGGTTTCGGATATCTTCGATGCGCTGACCAGTGACAGGCCCTACAAGAAAGCCTGGACACTTGAGCAGGCTCTCACTGAGCTTCAGGCGATGGCGGATCATGGGAAGTTGGATCCGTTGTGTGTGGAGGCGCTGCAGCAGTACTTTGATCAGCCGGATGCACAGCAGCGGTTTACCCTGTTCCGGGAAGAAGCCAGGATGTGTGCGTAG
- a CDS encoding SixA phosphatase family protein produces MKLLFLVRHAKSSWEDPTLDDHDRPLSDRGRKNAPEMVGRLNAWRTGPQVILSSSALRAFKTAEYFADGLESHPRLEVCPALYTDSAKGLLKVIKAVPPQIEYLMVICHNPAINELVNQLGLRTDNVPTCGVVVFGLEVDSWQAVCQKQVGAIYFDYPKRKNHT; encoded by the coding sequence ATGAAGCTGCTTTTTTTGGTTCGTCATGCCAAGTCCTCCTGGGAGGACCCGACCCTGGACGATCACGACAGGCCCCTGAGTGATCGCGGCCGGAAAAATGCCCCGGAGATGGTCGGGCGGCTCAATGCCTGGCGCACCGGCCCGCAGGTGATTCTCTCCAGCTCGGCACTACGGGCATTTAAAACTGCTGAGTATTTTGCCGATGGGCTGGAGAGCCACCCCCGGCTGGAAGTGTGCCCGGCGCTGTATACGGATTCGGCGAAAGGCCTGCTCAAGGTGATCAAAGCGGTGCCACCACAAATTGAATACCTGATGGTGATCTGCCACAATCCGGCCATCAATGAACTGGTGAACCAGCTCGGCTTGCGTACTGATAATGTCCCGACTTGTGGTGTGGTGGTGTTTGGTCTCGAAGTGGATAGCTGGCAGGCGGTTTGTCAGAAACAAGTCGGTGCCATTTATTTTGATTACCCGAAACGAAAAAATCATACCTGA
- a CDS encoding ABC transporter substrate-binding protein: protein MKLKQIVPALGLWLCAAASQAGEVEVLHWWTSGGEAKSVSVLKSMVEAQGNHWKNFAVAGGGGDSAMTVLKTRVVSGNPPTAAQIKGLEIQEWAKLGFLTDLNEVAKTNNWDTILPEIVANLMKYQGNYVAVPVNIHRVNWLWVNSEVLKQADAAAPTTLDEFYQVAEQVKAAGYIPLAHGGEPWQDITLFEVVALAVLGADGFHKALVELDMAALSSPKMVEVFTHFRKMRDYIDPQYRGRSWFDATAMVIEGEAAMQLMGDWAKGEFAAAGKVPGRDYLCVAAPGTQGKFTYNIDSFVFYRLSNEENRQAQQALAHTILDKRFQTQFNLNKGSMPVRNDLDMSSFDQCAQDSRAAFNLASANHALVPSVSQGMALTSYVQGAIFDVVSDFFNAKDPDPAKAARRLARAVKSAL, encoded by the coding sequence ATGAAATTGAAACAGATAGTCCCCGCGCTCGGGTTGTGGCTTTGCGCGGCTGCCTCGCAAGCCGGTGAAGTGGAAGTGTTGCACTGGTGGACCTCAGGTGGAGAAGCCAAGTCCGTCTCGGTGCTGAAAAGCATGGTTGAAGCACAGGGAAATCACTGGAAAAACTTCGCTGTGGCCGGTGGTGGCGGGGACAGTGCGATGACGGTGCTGAAAACCCGGGTGGTCTCCGGGAACCCGCCAACGGCGGCCCAGATCAAAGGACTGGAGATCCAGGAGTGGGCCAAGCTGGGCTTTCTGACTGATCTGAACGAGGTGGCGAAAACCAACAATTGGGATACCATTTTGCCGGAGATTGTTGCCAATCTGATGAAGTACCAAGGCAACTATGTGGCGGTGCCGGTCAATATTCACCGGGTGAACTGGCTATGGGTAAATTCGGAAGTACTGAAGCAAGCCGATGCTGCGGCGCCGACCACTTTAGATGAGTTTTACCAGGTGGCTGAGCAGGTCAAAGCGGCAGGTTATATCCCGTTGGCTCACGGCGGGGAGCCGTGGCAGGATATCACCTTGTTTGAAGTGGTCGCTCTGGCGGTGCTCGGAGCCGACGGATTTCACAAGGCGCTGGTGGAGCTGGATATGGCAGCGCTTTCCAGCCCGAAAATGGTTGAAGTGTTTACTCACTTTCGCAAGATGCGGGATTATATTGATCCGCAGTACCGGGGCAGAAGCTGGTTTGATGCCACAGCTATGGTGATCGAAGGTGAAGCCGCCATGCAACTGATGGGCGACTGGGCCAAAGGCGAATTTGCTGCCGCCGGCAAGGTGCCCGGTCGGGATTACTTGTGTGTCGCTGCGCCGGGAACCCAGGGCAAGTTTACTTACAATATCGACAGCTTTGTCTTTTACCGCCTCAGCAATGAGGAAAACCGCCAGGCCCAGCAAGCGTTGGCCCACACGATTCTGGATAAACGCTTTCAGACTCAGTTCAACCTGAATAAAGGTTCAATGCCGGTGCGCAACGATCTGGATATGAGTTCGTTTGATCAGTGTGCGCAGGACTCGCGAGCGGCCTTTAATCTTGCCTCTGCAAACCATGCCCTGGTGCCGAGTGTTTCGCAGGGGATGGCACTGACCAGCTATGTTCAGGGAGCGATTTTTGATGTCGTGAGCGACTTCTTCAATGCCAAAGACCCGGATCCGGCCAAGGCAGCGCGGCGTTTGGCCCGGGCAGTGAAGTCGGCACTTTAA
- a CDS encoding ATP-binding protein: MNWKKWWPKSLLARTLWFTLLAVFLAQLIATLIWYGQTKQRDLEGLESASASMANMFASTVTFFQSLPLEYRHIVLDQLRNMGGTRFFVSFNEEEIRIDPIPDSQMKNTAVRVFQDVLHEKLPRLDVIRVEFSRPETLQVLKNGILLSDLPRSWAHYTLSLEPFNPPILVVQLELAENEWLYIAALLPAPYVTLEDEIITGQQILFLLFTTALLLAFTFFMIRRQTKPLKRLANAANALSLDIYQPPLAEEGASELVTATRAFNRMQRRLRRYLDDREHLFSAISHDLKTPITRLRLRAELIDDEDKIDKFNRDLDELEMMVKGALQTVKDTDLHENLTQVDLSELLRSIAERHNSPTVKVHLPDVQIAPMKGKPLALKRCLSNLIDNGVKYGREVTVIVSDHPDGLALIIKDQGPGIPAEKLEAVFEPYFRLAKDAEGHGLGMGIARNIIHAHGGDLTIHNAEAGGLEVKVYIPRLLDE; the protein is encoded by the coding sequence ATGAATTGGAAAAAATGGTGGCCGAAGTCTTTGCTGGCGCGTACCTTGTGGTTCACCTTGCTGGCGGTGTTTTTGGCTCAGCTGATTGCTACCCTGATCTGGTATGGCCAAACCAAGCAGCGGGATCTGGAAGGGCTGGAGTCTGCCTCTGCCAGCATGGCCAATATGTTCGCCTCAACCGTGACCTTCTTCCAGTCACTGCCGCTGGAATACCGCCATATCGTGCTTGATCAGCTGCGCAATATGGGCGGAACCCGGTTTTTCGTATCTTTCAATGAAGAAGAGATCCGGATCGACCCCATCCCCGACTCGCAAATGAAAAACACCGCGGTGCGGGTATTTCAGGATGTGTTGCATGAAAAGCTGCCCCGGCTGGATGTGATCCGGGTGGAGTTTTCCCGTCCGGAAACGTTGCAAGTGCTGAAGAACGGGATTCTGCTCAGCGATCTCCCCCGCTCCTGGGCGCATTATACTTTGAGCCTGGAGCCGTTTAATCCCCCGATCCTGGTGGTCCAGCTGGAGCTGGCTGAAAACGAGTGGCTTTATATCGCTGCACTATTGCCGGCGCCGTACGTCACCCTGGAAGATGAAATCATCACCGGGCAGCAAATCCTGTTTCTGCTCTTTACCACCGCGCTACTGCTGGCTTTTACCTTCTTTATGATCCGGCGTCAGACCAAGCCGCTCAAGCGTCTGGCCAATGCCGCCAATGCCCTGAGCCTGGATATTTATCAGCCGCCGTTGGCGGAAGAGGGCGCCAGTGAACTGGTGACCGCCACCCGGGCGTTTAACCGGATGCAGCGCCGCTTGCGGCGCTACCTTGATGATCGGGAGCACCTGTTTTCAGCTATCTCCCACGATCTGAAAACGCCGATCACCCGGTTAAGGTTGCGGGCGGAGCTGATTGATGACGAAGATAAGATTGACAAATTTAACCGTGATCTCGATGAGCTGGAGATGATGGTGAAAGGGGCACTGCAGACGGTGAAAGATACCGATCTGCACGAGAATCTGACTCAGGTGGATCTCTCGGAGCTGCTGCGCAGTATTGCCGAGCGCCACAACAGTCCGACGGTGAAGGTTCACCTGCCGGACGTCCAGATTGCGCCGATGAAAGGCAAGCCGTTGGCGCTGAAACGTTGCCTCAGTAACCTGATCGATAACGGGGTGAAATATGGCCGTGAAGTGACGGTGATTGTCTCCGATCACCCGGATGGCTTGGCACTGATCATCAAAGACCAGGGCCCGGGGATCCCGGCAGAGAAACTCGAAGCGGTGTTTGAACCCTATTTTCGCCTCGCCAAAGATGCTGAAGGGCACGGCCTCGGGATGGGGATCGCGCGTAATATTATTCATGCCCATGGCGGGGATCTCACGATTCACAACGCAGAAGCGGGCGGACTGGAAGTGAAAGTCTATATTCCGCGTCTGCTGGACGAGTAA
- a CDS encoding response regulator translates to MSASKKVLVVDDDQEIRELLDEYLTKAGFTVITAAEGEEMKRRLALGYPDLILLDVMMPGDDGFTLCQHIRKTSDVPIIMLTAVSDEMDQIIGLEIGADDYIAKPFSPRQLMARIKALLRRVKPTEAQQAPSAAPKAIRFANWRLETASHRLFDLEKGKEYELSGSDFALLMLFLTRPNEVLDRDTISYATRGREAHPAERGIDVQLSRLRQRLGDKGTQQRLIKTIRGNGYAFNAEVTYEE, encoded by the coding sequence ATGAGTGCAAGCAAGAAGGTTCTTGTTGTTGATGACGATCAGGAAATCCGTGAACTGTTGGATGAATATCTGACCAAAGCGGGATTTACCGTCATAACGGCGGCTGAAGGTGAAGAGATGAAGCGCCGCCTGGCTTTGGGATATCCCGATCTGATCCTGCTGGATGTCATGATGCCGGGGGATGACGGCTTTACCTTATGCCAGCATATTCGAAAAACCTCGGATGTACCGATTATTATGTTGACGGCTGTCTCGGATGAAATGGATCAGATCATTGGTCTGGAAATTGGCGCTGATGATTATATTGCCAAACCCTTCAGCCCACGTCAGCTGATGGCGCGGATCAAGGCCCTGCTGCGGCGGGTAAAACCGACCGAAGCCCAGCAAGCGCCGTCTGCGGCACCTAAAGCGATCCGGTTTGCCAACTGGCGGCTGGAAACCGCATCCCATCGTTTGTTCGATTTGGAGAAAGGCAAAGAGTATGAACTGTCGGGGAGCGACTTCGCCCTGCTGATGCTGTTTCTCACCCGGCCCAACGAAGTGTTGGATCGGGACACTATCTCTTATGCGACCCGCGGACGGGAAGCTCATCCTGCTGAGCGCGGGATCGATGTGCAGCTGAGTCGGTTGCGCCAGCGTCTGGGCGATAAAGGCACTCAGCAGCGGCTGATCAAAACTATCCGCGGCAACGGCTACGCATTTAACGCCGAAGTGACGTACGAAGAATAA
- a CDS encoding DUF3283 family protein, protein MHNLTLLSQVEKNRIELDKQAAYAVWQVKNAKRGPDVFVEQSNNIADDDDRDFFERAVTKYKTQMGVA, encoded by the coding sequence ATGCATAACTTAACGTTGTTATCTCAGGTTGAGAAAAATCGGATTGAGCTGGATAAGCAGGCAGCTTATGCCGTCTGGCAAGTGAAGAATGCCAAAAGAGGCCCGGATGTGTTTGTTGAGCAGAGCAACAACATCGCCGATGACGATGACCGGGACTTTTTTGAGCGCGCGGTGACCAAGTATAAAACCCAGATGGGCGTGGCTTAG
- a CDS encoding porin family protein codes for MKKQLLAAALALTALPASADIFGLSVGATAGAAQLEYDDKSEYGYEYGVNASYQLNDFFSVNAGVVQGSGEVETDLSASDNDIDYTAIPVTFRGDIPLLIGSLYAKAGANYYDVDIERDGMKGNDDGWGFTGGVGFMFTLLPLIDLTLGYEYRDMGDVENNAILFGVGIGL; via the coding sequence ATGAAAAAACAGTTGCTAGCAGCGGCGCTGGCGTTGACGGCACTTCCGGCAAGCGCAGATATTTTTGGATTGTCGGTTGGCGCAACAGCAGGCGCGGCACAGTTAGAGTATGACGATAAAAGCGAATATGGCTACGAGTACGGTGTTAATGCCAGCTACCAGCTCAATGACTTTTTCAGTGTCAATGCCGGCGTGGTGCAGGGGAGCGGCGAAGTGGAGACTGATCTGTCAGCTTCCGATAATGACATTGACTACACCGCGATTCCGGTCACCTTCCGGGGCGATATTCCTTTGCTGATCGGCAGCTTGTATGCCAAGGCCGGTGCGAACTACTACGATGTCGATATCGAACGTGACGGCATGAAAGGCAACGATGATGGCTGGGGGTTTACCGGTGGGGTCGGTTTTATGTTCACCTTGCTGCCGCTGATTGATCTCACCCTGGGCTACGAATACCGCGATATGGGCGATGTGGAGAACAACGCGATTCTGTTTGGGGTCGGGATCGGTCTGTAA
- a CDS encoding XapX domain-containing protein — protein MNEILLATFAGLIVGLFFSAVKLPLPAPPVLPGIMGIVGVYLGGIAYQSIAERFFS, from the coding sequence ATGAACGAAATTCTGCTTGCCACTTTTGCAGGCTTAATCGTTGGCCTGTTCTTTTCAGCTGTAAAACTACCATTGCCTGCGCCACCAGTGTTGCCGGGCATTATGGGTATCGTCGGTGTTTACCTGGGTGGTATTGCTTACCAGTCCATTGCAGAACGCTTTTTCTCTTAA
- the deoD gene encoding purine-nucleoside phosphorylase codes for MATPHINAELGDFAETVLMPGDPLRAKFIAENFLEDIKLVCDVRNMFGYTGTYKGKPVSVMGHGMGIPSCSIYVHELIKDFGVKNIIRIGSCGAVHDDVKLMDVIIGMGASTDSKVNRIRFNDHDFAAIADFHLLETAVSQARQQDVPVRVGNVFSADLFYSPEADLFDKMEKLGMLGVDMEAAGIYGVAAELGAKALTILTVSDHIKRGEKLSSEDRQKSFAQMMNVALETAINI; via the coding sequence ATGGCTACCCCACACATTAATGCTGAACTTGGTGATTTTGCCGAAACGGTCCTGATGCCAGGCGATCCACTGCGCGCAAAATTCATCGCTGAAAACTTCCTGGAAGATATAAAGCTGGTTTGCGATGTTCGCAACATGTTTGGTTACACCGGCACGTATAAAGGCAAGCCAGTGTCCGTTATGGGCCACGGCATGGGTATTCCGTCGTGCTCTATCTATGTTCACGAGCTGATCAAAGATTTTGGCGTGAAGAATATCATCCGTATCGGTAGCTGTGGCGCCGTTCATGATGATGTCAAACTGATGGATGTGATCATCGGTATGGGGGCTTCGACTGACTCCAAAGTCAACCGCATCCGCTTCAACGACCACGACTTCGCAGCGATTGCCGACTTCCACCTGCTGGAAACAGCAGTGAGCCAGGCGCGCCAGCAAGATGTACCGGTTCGTGTCGGTAACGTCTTCTCTGCTGACCTGTTCTACAGCCCGGAAGCCGATCTGTTCGACAAGATGGAAAAGCTGGGCATGCTGGGTGTGGATATGGAAGCTGCCGGTATCTATGGCGTAGCGGCAGAGTTGGGCGCGAAAGCCCTCACCATCCTGACCGTATCTGACCACATTAAGCGTGGTGAGAAGCTGAGCTCGGAAGATCGTCAAAAATCATTCGCTCAGATGATGAATGTGGCCCTGGAAACGGCCATTAACATCTAA